GGCGCCCACGCCGCGCAGCCGCACCGCGGCATCGACCCGGTGATGGTGGCGGTGCAGATCGCGCAAGCCTGGCAGACCATCGTCTCGCGCGAAAAGAATCCGCTGGAAACGGCGGTGCTGTCGATTACCCAGATCCACGCCGGCAGCGCCACCAATGTGATCCCCGACGAAGCGGTGCTGGTCGGCACCGTGCGCACCTTCACCACCGAGGTGCTGGACCTGGTCGAGCGCCGCATGCAGGAAATGGCGCAGGGCGTGGCCGGCGCCTTCAATGCGGGCGTCGACTTCGCGTTCAAGCGCAATTACCCGCCGCTGGTGAACCACGCCGCGCAGACCGCGTTTGCGGTCGAGGCGATGAAGGCGGTGGTCGGCGAAGACAATGTCGACGCCAATGTCGAGCCAACCATGGGCGCCGAGGACTTCGCCTTCATGCTGCAGGCCAAGCCGGGCTGCTATGTCTTCCTCGGCAATGGCGACGGCGAACACCGCCTCGGCGGCCACGGCCTCGGCCCTTGCCAGCTGCACAATGGCAGTTACGACTTCAACGACCAGCTGCTGCCGATCGGCGCCAGCTACTGGGTGCGGCTGGCCGAGATGAGCCTGCCGAAGACCTGAGCCTCACCGCAACGCAGGAACCTCGCCCCCGACCTGGCCGGCCGCCTTGGCGGGGGTCGAGGTTTACGTAGCGGGCAAGATATCGTCGCGTTCACCGACACGCTTGCCCGGATTCATCCTCTCCAGCGCAATCAGCGCCGCCGCATGGTCGGCCGTCGGCAAATCGGCCTCGATGGTTTCGTACTGGCGCGTCACCAGTTCCGTCACCGGCAGCGTGACGCCCGCCTCCCTGGCCGTCGACAGGATATTGCGCTGGTCCTTCAGCTGAATCCTGACGTGCGCACCCGGCACGAAATTCCGCTCCAGCATGCGCTGGCCATGCACTTCCAGCACGCGACTGCCGGCAAAGCCGCCGCGGATGGCCTCGCGCACGGCGGCCGGGTCGGCGCCCGCGGCCTGGGCCAGCAGCAGGGCCTCGGCCACGACATTGATCGTCGCGCCGACGATCAATTGATTGCACAACTTGGCGACCTGGCCGCTGCCGG
This window of the Massilia sp. WG5 genome carries:
- a CDS encoding M20 aminoacylase family protein; this encodes MRLVEPILAHQAELETIRRDIHAHPELCYEEQRTSDVVAKRLSDWGIPVVRGLGITGVVGIIKNGTSERAIGLRADMDALPMQELNTFEHASRHAGKMHACGHDGHTTMLLGAAHYLSQNRNFDGTVYLIFQPAEEGGAGARRMIEDGLFERFPMDAVYGLHNWPGMAAGKFGVVAGPMMASSNEFRVVVKGKGAHAAQPHRGIDPVMVAVQIAQAWQTIVSREKNPLETAVLSITQIHAGSATNVIPDEAVLVGTVRTFTTEVLDLVERRMQEMAQGVAGAFNAGVDFAFKRNYPPLVNHAAQTAFAVEAMKAVVGEDNVDANVEPTMGAEDFAFMLQAKPGCYVFLGNGDGEHRLGGHGLGPCQLHNGSYDFNDQLLPIGASYWVRLAEMSLPKT